The following are encoded in a window of Lichenicola cladoniae genomic DNA:
- a CDS encoding efflux RND transporter periplasmic adaptor subunit, protein MNGAGLQKRKAGRGGRVVILGLCLAVGLAAFGIWSRESALADLTVRADDASIPRVEIISPKSAPPLRELTLPGNIHAWYEAPIYAQVAGYVKMWFKDYGATVKAGELLAVIDSPTIDAQFQAARANLAVAQARDRLAEVTAKRWQALAGTQAVSQQDVDQQTANATVQKALVEAAQQDVARYQALVSFKNVVSPFDGVVTSRLTDVGDYVNAAGGDVGSKGAASELFSVADIHELRVFVSIPQDYADILKPGLTATLSLPQAPGKLYTAQFLTSANAINPQTRTVVTELTIKNLNHELWPGTYVSVHFSVPADPHILIVPEQALLFRAQGMQVALLDGQGRVHLQAVTLGRNLGTAVQILSGIKKTDRIVNNPSMGLLEGETVKVVEPVHGYSAASAQPAPEPVPEEGVRR, encoded by the coding sequence GTGAACGGTGCCGGACTGCAAAAACGGAAAGCCGGCCGGGGTGGCCGCGTGGTGATCCTCGGCCTCTGCCTGGCGGTCGGGTTGGCAGCCTTCGGGATCTGGTCGCGTGAAAGCGCGCTGGCCGACCTGACGGTCCGGGCCGACGACGCCTCGATCCCACGGGTCGAGATCATCAGCCCGAAGTCGGCACCACCGCTCCGGGAGCTGACGCTGCCGGGTAATATCCATGCCTGGTACGAGGCGCCGATCTACGCTCAGGTCGCCGGCTACGTGAAGATGTGGTTCAAGGATTACGGCGCCACGGTGAAGGCCGGCGAACTGCTCGCCGTGATCGACAGCCCGACCATCGATGCGCAGTTCCAGGCTGCCCGCGCCAACCTGGCGGTGGCGCAGGCCCGCGACCGCCTTGCGGAAGTCACCGCAAAACGCTGGCAGGCGCTGGCCGGCACGCAGGCGGTGTCGCAGCAGGATGTCGACCAGCAGACCGCGAACGCGACGGTGCAGAAGGCGCTGGTGGAGGCGGCACAGCAGGATGTCGCGCGTTACCAGGCGCTGGTCTCGTTCAAGAACGTGGTGTCGCCGTTCGACGGTGTCGTAACCTCTCGGCTGACGGACGTCGGCGATTACGTGAATGCGGCAGGCGGCGACGTGGGATCGAAAGGGGCGGCGTCCGAGCTGTTCAGCGTCGCCGACATTCACGAGCTGCGGGTGTTCGTCTCGATCCCGCAGGATTATGCCGACATCCTGAAGCCCGGGCTGACGGCAACGCTGAGCCTGCCGCAGGCGCCCGGCAAGCTCTACACGGCGCAGTTCCTGACCTCGGCGAACGCGATCAATCCGCAGACCCGCACCGTGGTGACCGAACTGACGATCAAGAACCTGAACCACGAGTTGTGGCCGGGCACCTATGTGAGCGTTCATTTCTCGGTGCCGGCCGATCCGCATATCCTCATCGTGCCAGAACAGGCGCTGCTGTTCCGGGCGCAGGGGATGCAGGTAGCGCTGCTCGACGGGCAGGGGCGGGTGCATCTGCAGGCCGTCACGCTCGGCCGCAATCTTGGAACCGCGGTACAGATCCTGTCCGGGATCAAGAAGACCGATCGGATCGTCAACAATCCATCGATGGGCCTGCTCGAAGGCGAAACCGTGAAGGTGGTCGAGCCGGTGCATGGATATTCTGCCGCAAGCGCCCAGCCCGCGCCCGAGCCGGTGCCGGAGGAAGGTGTTCGCCGATGA
- a CDS encoding efflux transporter outer membrane subunit: MSRLSLGRMFVLLPLLAGCDLAPHYAPPTYVLPASYAGSGPFGIAHPADTLPRGPWWTMFGDPLLNQLETQAAAGNPDLAAIAEQYTQARDLAAEARANLFPQIGVDGSTTDNKQSDHRLYRTTSSGPNEASSNEIQGTASWEPDFWSRIRNQTRVQKRLAQSSAANLANARLSLQAELADDYVALRGLDSQDAVYRQSIGFYRQTVDITKLRLAGKIASGLDVSRAQTQLFSTVALETGIAAQRAVLQHAIAVLVGVTPSAFVIPVESEARLAVPLIPPSVPSVLLQRRPDIAVAERQMAAGNAGIGIARAAFYPDINISLLGGFQDTGFNLASLPNSLWTIGAQAMLPLFEGGLRRAELQRSWSQYAQTRDNYRSVVLSAFQEVEDGLTLTSQLQAEALQQTQAVSSAEKAQAITLQLYTGGLTNYLDAVVAQVAALTARIALVQVQTQHLQASVALIRALGGGWTSAELPTENGVLPFNPVAL, encoded by the coding sequence ATGAGCAGGCTTTCGCTCGGGCGCATGTTCGTCCTGTTGCCGTTGCTCGCCGGATGCGACCTGGCACCGCACTATGCACCGCCGACCTACGTCCTGCCGGCGAGCTATGCCGGTTCCGGCCCGTTCGGGATCGCGCATCCCGCCGACACGCTGCCGCGCGGTCCATGGTGGACGATGTTCGGCGACCCGTTGCTGAACCAGCTCGAGACCCAGGCCGCAGCCGGTAATCCGGATCTCGCGGCGATCGCCGAGCAATATACCCAGGCGCGCGACCTCGCCGCGGAAGCGCGCGCGAACCTGTTCCCGCAGATCGGCGTGGACGGTTCGACCACCGACAACAAGCAGTCCGACCATCGGCTCTATCGCACCACCAGCAGCGGGCCGAACGAGGCGTCGTCCAACGAGATCCAGGGAACAGCATCCTGGGAGCCGGATTTCTGGAGCCGGATACGCAACCAGACCCGGGTGCAGAAGCGATTGGCGCAGTCGAGTGCGGCAAACCTGGCAAATGCTCGCCTCAGCCTGCAGGCCGAACTCGCGGACGATTATGTCGCGTTGCGCGGCCTCGACAGCCAGGATGCGGTCTACCGCCAGTCGATCGGCTTCTATCGCCAGACGGTCGACATCACCAAGCTGCGGCTGGCCGGCAAGATCGCGTCCGGCCTGGACGTGTCCCGCGCACAGACCCAGCTTTTCTCGACGGTGGCTCTGGAAACCGGGATCGCGGCCCAGCGCGCGGTACTGCAGCATGCCATCGCGGTGCTGGTCGGCGTCACGCCGAGCGCGTTCGTCATCCCGGTCGAGAGCGAAGCGCGTCTGGCAGTGCCGCTGATCCCGCCCAGCGTGCCGTCCGTCCTGCTGCAACGCCGCCCCGACATCGCCGTCGCGGAGCGGCAGATGGCCGCGGGGAATGCCGGCATCGGCATCGCCAGGGCGGCCTTCTATCCCGACATCAACATCAGCCTGCTCGGTGGTTTCCAGGATACCGGCTTCAATCTTGCCAGCTTGCCCAACAGCCTCTGGACGATCGGCGCCCAAGCGATGCTGCCGCTGTTCGAAGGCGGCCTGCGTCGCGCCGAGTTGCAGCGGAGCTGGTCGCAGTACGCACAGACCCGGGATAATTACCGGTCCGTCGTGCTGTCCGCATTCCAGGAAGTCGAGGACGGGCTGACCCTGACCTCGCAGCTGCAGGCCGAGGCGCTGCAGCAGACCCAGGCAGTGTCGTCGGCGGAGAAGGCGCAGGCGATCACCCTGCAGCTCTACACCGGTGGGCTCACCAACTATCTCGATGCGGTGGTGGCCCAGGTCGCGGCGCTGACCGCGCGGATCGCCCTGGTGCAGGTGCAGACCCAGCACCTGCAGGCCTCTGTCGCACTGATCCGCGCCCTGGGCGGCGGCTGGACCAGCGCAGAGCTGCCGACCGAGAATGGCGTGCTGCCGTTCAACCCGGTCGCCCTCTGA
- a CDS encoding glycosyltransferase: MRIALLAHVRQPIAEPFMGGMEAHSWHLAAGLMARGHEVVLFAAGDSDPRFAIDPVLGEHYERTFPWAEHRGCAPLIAHVDAGYEAACDRIAAGGFDVVHNNSLHRFPLQRARTDVAPTVTSLHVPPFDALHWFVKDSAGPAHRLTVTSAGQMHAWWPGGAPAEASILYNGIDPAAWPFQATGDGSAVWCGRITPNKGTHLAVEAAQRSGIALTLFGTIEDPVYWEALVKPAITGGIRYGGHLHAASLAPELARASVFLFTPCWDEPFGLVAIEAMACGLPVASIDMGAAREVIAEAGSFAPPDDAAALALAIPSAMAIDRCIPHRRVMELFTRDIWLSACERLYDEARRGGRAAFRGRPG; encoded by the coding sequence GTGAGGATCGCGCTGCTGGCCCATGTGCGCCAGCCGATCGCGGAGCCGTTCATGGGCGGAATGGAAGCCCATAGCTGGCATCTTGCCGCCGGCCTCATGGCGCGCGGACACGAAGTGGTGCTGTTCGCCGCCGGGGACAGCGACCCGCGCTTCGCGATCGACCCGGTGTTGGGCGAACATTACGAACGCACGTTTCCATGGGCGGAACATCGCGGCTGCGCGCCGCTCATCGCGCATGTCGATGCCGGTTACGAAGCCGCGTGCGACCGCATCGCCGCCGGCGGGTTCGACGTCGTTCACAACAACAGCCTGCATCGTTTCCCGCTCCAGCGCGCCCGCACCGATGTCGCGCCCACGGTCACTTCGCTGCATGTGCCGCCGTTCGATGCGCTGCACTGGTTCGTGAAGGACAGCGCCGGACCCGCGCATCGGCTCACCGTCACGTCGGCGGGACAGATGCATGCGTGGTGGCCGGGCGGTGCGCCTGCGGAGGCATCGATCCTCTATAACGGCATCGACCCGGCTGCCTGGCCGTTCCAGGCGACGGGCGACGGCAGCGCGGTCTGGTGCGGCCGGATCACGCCGAACAAGGGCACCCACCTGGCGGTGGAAGCCGCACAGCGCAGTGGAATTGCGCTCACCTTGTTCGGCACCATCGAGGACCCGGTCTATTGGGAAGCGCTGGTCAAGCCGGCGATCACCGGTGGCATCCGCTACGGCGGCCATCTGCATGCCGCCTCGCTCGCGCCCGAACTCGCCCGTGCATCGGTATTCCTGTTCACGCCGTGCTGGGACGAACCGTTCGGCCTGGTGGCGATCGAGGCGATGGCGTGCGGCCTGCCGGTCGCCAGCATCGACATGGGCGCGGCCCGCGAGGTGATTGCCGAAGCGGGCAGCTTCGCGCCTCCGGACGATGCCGCCGCTCTCGCGCTGGCGATCCCGTCCGCGATGGCGATCGACCGCTGCATACCGCATAGGCGGGTGATGGAATTGTTCACCCGCGACATCTGGCTCAGCGCCTGCGAACGCCTTTACGACGAGGCGCGCAGGGGGGGCCGCGCTGCGTTCAGAGGGCGACCGGGTTGA
- a CDS encoding galactosyltransferase-related protein, translating to MNTVSVVTLAKGRPDHLRNVVLGLSRQDRAPAELIVAVMQDETYELPAASFPIRQILIADELLPLAAARNAAARAASGDMLVFLDMDCIPAPTLISDYAAGLAILDGLLMGEVMYLPSGATREGWSFDDFASVAVRHSDRRGPPSEGIERCSDYRCFWSLNFAMRRKTFLEAGGFDERYRGYGGEDTDFGKVLDRKGIAIAWMKGGLAYHQHHQHHMPPVHHLDSVVRNAQVFEAKWGYRTMGHWLYAFRLMGLIDDAPGAPIRILRRPDAADLALTGQQGHQPYTNTTSVIRTLEDRAAPAAYAAA from the coding sequence ATGAATACCGTATCGGTCGTGACGTTGGCCAAGGGGCGGCCGGACCATCTGCGCAACGTCGTTCTCGGCCTGAGCCGCCAGGACCGGGCGCCGGCCGAGCTGATCGTCGCGGTGATGCAGGACGAAACCTACGAGCTTCCCGCAGCATCTTTCCCGATCCGTCAGATCCTAATCGCCGACGAGCTTCTGCCGCTGGCGGCAGCGCGCAACGCCGCTGCACGCGCCGCGTCGGGCGACATGCTGGTGTTTCTCGACATGGACTGCATTCCGGCACCGACGCTGATCTCCGACTACGCAGCCGGGCTCGCAATACTCGACGGGCTGCTGATGGGCGAGGTGATGTATTTGCCGAGCGGAGCCACGAGGGAGGGATGGAGCTTCGACGATTTCGCGTCGGTCGCGGTCAGGCATTCCGACCGGCGAGGACCGCCGTCCGAGGGGATCGAACGCTGCAGCGATTATCGCTGCTTCTGGTCGCTGAACTTCGCGATGCGGCGGAAGACCTTCCTGGAGGCGGGCGGCTTCGACGAGCGCTATCGCGGCTATGGCGGCGAAGATACCGACTTCGGAAAGGTGCTCGACCGCAAAGGCATCGCGATCGCCTGGATGAAGGGCGGCCTCGCCTATCACCAGCATCATCAGCACCACATGCCACCGGTCCATCATCTCGACAGCGTCGTGCGCAATGCGCAGGTGTTCGAAGCCAAGTGGGGCTACCGGACCATGGGGCACTGGCTCTACGCGTTCCGCCTGATGGGGCTGATCGACGATGCGCCGGGCGCGCCGATCCGGATCCTGCGCCGTCCCGATGCGGCGGATCTGGCGCTGACCGGGCAGCAGGGCCACCAGCCCTACACCAACACCACCAGCGTGATCCGGACGCTGGAAGACCGTGCAGCGCCGGCTGCGTATGCGGCCGCGTGA
- a CDS encoding glycosyltransferase, protein MTGENLFIVHLALGGCLKAPPVRFGATADTGGHIAYVLDAAFAQARLSSVAKISIVTRLFDDKQLGAEHALPSEPAGPKITIDRVPTARRAYLEKEALAADLPAFTEAFCSHLARLPRLPDIIHAHFADAAAIALAARARFDIPVVFTPHSLGIDKRVQHSVCSVLEERIGGERHAIAMADAIIVSTRDEADHQIHAYGIADAASRIHCLPPGVPHRERPRSSSLLIARLAECLHDPHKPIVLAIARPVAKKNLAALVRAFTATPGLAETANLVILAGQRGGSRSSTEEREVLLELDCLCTDWGLYGRVALPPRHESGDVVALYQRAAQGGVFVNPALHEPFGLTLIEAAAAGVPVVATRNGGPGEIVETIGHGILVDPLDDAAIGSACLRIVSDASLHDRLSRAALRNIGAYDWSNYARRSVSLYAMLGRAYRAAAA, encoded by the coding sequence GTGACAGGGGAAAACCTATTCATCGTGCATCTGGCACTCGGCGGATGCCTCAAGGCACCGCCGGTCAGATTTGGCGCGACCGCGGATACCGGCGGGCATATCGCCTACGTGCTCGATGCGGCGTTCGCGCAGGCACGACTGTCTTCCGTCGCGAAAATCTCGATCGTGACGCGACTGTTCGACGACAAGCAGCTGGGCGCCGAACACGCACTCCCCTCCGAGCCGGCTGGCCCGAAGATCACCATCGACCGTGTGCCGACGGCCAGGCGTGCCTATCTCGAGAAGGAGGCGCTGGCTGCCGACCTTCCGGCCTTCACCGAAGCGTTCTGCAGCCACCTGGCAAGGCTGCCGCGGCTGCCCGACATCATCCATGCCCATTTCGCCGATGCCGCCGCCATCGCGCTGGCCGCACGCGCACGGTTCGACATTCCGGTCGTCTTCACGCCGCACTCGCTCGGGATCGACAAGCGGGTGCAGCATTCCGTCTGCAGCGTCCTCGAGGAACGCATCGGCGGCGAGCGCCATGCGATCGCCATGGCGGATGCGATCATCGTCTCCACGCGCGATGAGGCCGACCACCAGATCCACGCCTATGGCATTGCCGATGCGGCCTCCCGCATTCACTGCCTGCCCCCCGGCGTGCCCCACCGTGAACGTCCACGATCGTCGTCGCTCCTTATCGCGCGACTGGCCGAGTGCCTGCACGACCCGCACAAGCCGATCGTGCTGGCGATCGCACGGCCGGTCGCCAAGAAGAACCTGGCCGCACTCGTACGAGCCTTTACGGCGACGCCCGGGCTGGCCGAGACGGCGAACCTCGTGATCCTGGCAGGCCAGCGTGGCGGAAGCCGATCGTCCACCGAGGAACGTGAGGTTCTGCTGGAACTCGATTGCCTCTGCACCGACTGGGGTCTGTATGGGCGGGTGGCGCTGCCGCCCCGGCATGAGTCCGGCGACGTCGTCGCTCTTTATCAGCGGGCCGCGCAGGGTGGCGTTTTCGTGAACCCGGCATTGCATGAACCGTTCGGGCTGACATTGATCGAGGCGGCGGCGGCGGGGGTTCCGGTGGTCGCCACGCGCAATGGCGGTCCGGGCGAGATCGTCGAGACGATCGGGCACGGTATCCTGGTCGATCCTCTGGACGATGCGGCGATCGGTTCGGCGTGCCTGCGGATCGTTTCGGACGCTTCTCTGCACGACCGGCTGTCACGGGCGGCGCTGCGAAACATCGGTGCCTACGACTGGTCGAATTACGCCCGACGGTCGGTCTCCCTCTACGCAATGCTGGGTCGGGCATATCGGGCCGCAGCGGCATGA
- a CDS encoding dihydroxyacetone kinase family protein → MTHLFDKPDTFAADAMRGYCDVHARTVRLTQGGVLRATPTPQGKVAVVVGGGSGHYPAFAGYVGQGFADAAVTGDVFASPSTRFIRSVAVKAHRGAGILLGYGNYAGDVLNFGMAAEQLRGDGIDVRPLAITDDVASAPADNQARRRGVAGDLAVFKIAGAAAEAGKPLDEVERLARLANARTRSFGVAFAGCTLPGAEAPLFAVPPGQMAIGLGIHGEPGIEETPILGASEIAALLVQRLLDEVPAQAGQRVAVILNGLGSTKHEELFVLWVAVAALLRDAGLTLVAPLVGEFMTSLDMEGCSLTLTWLDDELEPLWLAPCDTATLRIGADEGLVSVEAVPDVAEEERTSWPPASTASAAQGRLIADGMAFLAAALASAEDELGRIDAKAGDGDHGQGMTRGSTAAAAAAQAAATAGAGAASVLGAAADAWADRAGGTSGVIWGLGLRSASQCLSDEAPVDAGQVAAGAKKALDSITALGGAKPGDKTLVDALDPFVRTLSASVDAGLPLAAAWAAASKEATRASDATARLTPRLGRASIIAERSRGHRDAGAVSLALAASTIHALLDFPT, encoded by the coding sequence ATGACCCATCTGTTCGACAAGCCGGACACTTTCGCCGCCGATGCGATGCGCGGCTATTGCGACGTCCATGCCAGGACCGTGCGGCTGACCCAGGGCGGCGTGCTACGCGCGACCCCGACGCCGCAGGGCAAGGTCGCCGTCGTGGTGGGTGGCGGCAGCGGCCATTATCCCGCCTTCGCCGGCTATGTCGGCCAGGGCTTCGCCGATGCCGCGGTAACCGGCGACGTGTTCGCATCCCCCTCGACCCGGTTCATCCGCTCGGTCGCTGTGAAGGCACATCGCGGCGCCGGCATCCTGCTCGGCTACGGCAACTATGCCGGCGACGTGCTGAATTTCGGAATGGCGGCCGAGCAGTTGCGCGGCGACGGCATCGACGTGCGGCCGCTGGCGATCACCGACGACGTGGCGAGCGCACCGGCGGACAACCAGGCCAGGCGACGCGGCGTCGCCGGCGACCTCGCGGTGTTCAAGATCGCCGGTGCCGCGGCGGAAGCCGGCAAGCCGCTCGACGAGGTCGAACGCCTGGCACGGCTGGCCAACGCAAGAACGCGCTCGTTCGGCGTGGCGTTCGCCGGCTGCACGCTGCCGGGCGCCGAGGCGCCCTTGTTCGCCGTGCCGCCCGGCCAGATGGCGATCGGGCTCGGCATCCACGGCGAGCCGGGCATCGAGGAAACCCCGATCCTCGGCGCTTCGGAAATCGCCGCGTTGCTGGTGCAGCGGTTGCTGGACGAGGTTCCGGCACAAGCCGGACAACGCGTCGCCGTGATCCTGAATGGTCTCGGCAGCACCAAGCACGAGGAACTGTTCGTGCTGTGGGTCGCGGTGGCGGCATTGCTGCGCGATGCGGGGCTGACGCTGGTGGCGCCGCTGGTGGGCGAGTTCATGACCAGTCTCGACATGGAAGGCTGCTCGCTGACCCTGACCTGGCTCGATGACGAGCTGGAGCCGCTGTGGCTGGCACCGTGCGACACGGCGACGCTGCGCATCGGTGCCGACGAGGGGCTGGTCTCGGTGGAGGCCGTGCCCGACGTCGCAGAAGAGGAGCGCACGAGCTGGCCACCCGCAAGCACCGCCTCGGCGGCACAGGGTCGCCTGATCGCGGATGGCATGGCGTTCCTGGCGGCAGCTTTGGCAAGCGCCGAGGACGAGCTCGGGCGGATCGACGCCAAGGCCGGCGATGGCGACCACGGCCAGGGCATGACGCGTGGTTCGACGGCGGCGGCAGCGGCGGCACAGGCGGCGGCGACGGCCGGGGCCGGGGCCGCCAGCGTGCTCGGAGCGGCTGCCGATGCCTGGGCGGACCGGGCCGGCGGCACCTCCGGGGTGATCTGGGGACTGGGGCTGCGCTCGGCCAGCCAGTGCCTGAGCGATGAGGCGCCGGTCGATGCCGGTCAGGTCGCGGCCGGTGCCAAGAAGGCGCTCGACAGCATCACCGCGCTCGGCGGCGCGAAGCCCGGGGACAAGACCCTGGTCGACGCGCTCGATCCGTTCGTCCGGACCCTGTCGGCATCGGTCGACGCCGGGTTGCCACTGGCGGCAGCCTGGGCTGCTGCCAGCAAGGAAGCGACCCGCGCCTCCGATGCAACCGCCAGGCTGACGCCGCGGCTCGGCCGGGCCAGCATCATCGCCGAACGCAGCCGCGGGCACCGCGACGCGGGCGCCGTATCGCTGGCGCTTGCAGCGAGTACGATCCACGCCCTGCTCGACTTCCCGACCTGA
- a CDS encoding sugar ABC transporter ATP-binding protein codes for MSSVAAAAQPARADQRPADGPAIVCAGLSKGFDGVPVLRGISARFMPGTVNVLAGENGAGKSTLFKLISGQLTPDAGTISLFGETVRRFDPKAAQAMGVSIIPQELAPIPEMRLWQNLLIGHETTGPLGLIRRREMIAQAQTLLAGVGLDLDPTMPMKSLGVAATQMVEILKATSWDSRIVLMDEPSSSLSSRETEQLFRVIRLLRDRGTCILYTSHRMEEIEAISDTVAIMRDGAIIRHDQTVDLTERQIIADMVGREITELFPDRPATLRDAAPVLDVRDLHVTGYDSRISFAVRAGEILGFGGLVGAGRSELLEAIFGLRAATGTVTLDGKSLRLGHMDQSIERGIAMVPEDRKLAGVLTSLSILDNITLPHLDSFTGPGGWMDNGARRTSALDVLKRTRVAYASLGQRVGHLSGGNQQKVALARWLVTDLPRVLILDEPTRGIDIGARSELYKLINDLAAQGVAILLASSDMPELINLSHRVLVIRGGAIMGELKKDELDQERILRLAMGRTNDATH; via the coding sequence GTGTCTTCAGTTGCAGCGGCGGCCCAGCCCGCTCGTGCGGATCAGCGACCGGCCGACGGCCCGGCAATCGTCTGCGCAGGCTTGAGCAAGGGTTTCGACGGCGTCCCGGTGCTGCGCGGTATCTCGGCTCGCTTCATGCCGGGTACGGTCAATGTTCTCGCCGGCGAGAACGGAGCCGGGAAGTCGACCCTGTTCAAGCTCATTTCGGGACAGCTTACGCCGGATGCCGGCACCATTTCGCTGTTCGGCGAAACGGTCCGCCGCTTCGACCCGAAGGCGGCCCAGGCGATGGGCGTGTCGATCATCCCGCAGGAGCTCGCGCCGATCCCGGAGATGCGCCTTTGGCAGAACCTGCTGATCGGTCATGAAACGACCGGCCCGCTGGGCCTGATCCGCCGGCGCGAGATGATCGCCCAGGCGCAGACGCTGCTGGCCGGGGTCGGGCTCGATCTCGATCCGACCATGCCGATGAAGAGCCTCGGCGTTGCGGCTACCCAGATGGTCGAGATATTGAAGGCGACGTCGTGGGACAGCCGGATCGTGCTGATGGACGAGCCGTCCTCGTCGCTCTCGTCGCGCGAGACCGAGCAGCTGTTCCGGGTCATCCGGCTGCTTCGCGATCGCGGCACCTGCATTCTCTACACCAGCCACCGGATGGAGGAGATCGAGGCGATCTCGGACACCGTGGCGATCATGCGCGACGGCGCCATCATCCGGCACGACCAGACCGTGGACCTGACCGAGCGGCAGATCATCGCCGACATGGTCGGGCGCGAGATCACCGAACTGTTTCCCGACCGTCCGGCGACGTTGCGTGATGCGGCGCCGGTGCTCGACGTGCGGGACCTGCATGTGACGGGCTACGATTCGCGTATCTCGTTCGCGGTACGCGCCGGCGAGATCCTCGGTTTCGGCGGCCTCGTCGGCGCCGGGCGCAGTGAGTTGCTGGAGGCGATTTTCGGCCTGCGTGCCGCAACCGGCACCGTCACGCTGGACGGCAAGTCGCTTCGCCTGGGTCACATGGACCAGTCGATCGAGCGCGGCATCGCCATGGTGCCGGAGGATCGCAAGCTGGCCGGCGTGCTGACGTCGCTGTCCATTCTCGACAACATCACCCTGCCGCATCTCGATAGCTTCACCGGGCCCGGCGGGTGGATGGATAACGGCGCCAGGCGGACGAGTGCACTCGATGTGCTCAAGCGGACGCGCGTGGCCTACGCCAGCCTCGGGCAGCGTGTGGGCCACCTGTCCGGCGGCAATCAGCAGAAGGTGGCGCTGGCGCGGTGGCTGGTGACTGACCTGCCGCGCGTGCTGATCCTGGACGAGCCGACGCGCGGCATCGATATCGGTGCGCGCTCCGAGCTGTACAAGCTGATCAACGATCTGGCCGCGCAGGGCGTCGCGATCCTGCTGGCATCGTCGGACATGCCGGAGCTGATCAACCTGTCGCATCGCGTGCTGGTCATCCGTGGCGGCGCGATCATGGGCGAACTGAAGAAGGACGAGCTGGACCAGGAACGGATCCTGCGGCTGGCGATGGGGAGAACCAACGATGCAACTCACTGA
- a CDS encoding ABC transporter permease — protein sequence MQLTETAPPTILPPPGSRPQFDAKSVRRFALRYSLVIILGLFLVTLALSNRSFMTVSNMNVILIQVAANALLATGATFVILTGGIDLSVGSVVGLSGVVAALFAQNDGAMTCAEAVVLGVLAGAAIGAFNGALVAFAKVPPFVATLGNMTVASGLAFVFSEGQPISGLSDQFLGLSGTLGGFSIPVAVSIVVVVLSWIVLARTKFGMHVYAVGGNPHAARVAGVGLRGIRFTVYTIAGAMAGVAGVLLAARATAGIASTGTGYELNAIAAAVIGGISLAGGRGSMLGTVFGFLIIGVLDNGLNIINVSPFYQLIVKGLIIIGAVFVDSLTHRTDD from the coding sequence ATGCAACTCACTGAGACGGCACCCCCCACCATACTGCCGCCTCCGGGTAGCCGTCCCCAGTTCGACGCGAAGTCGGTGCGGCGGTTCGCCCTGCGCTATTCGCTGGTGATCATTCTCGGGCTGTTCCTGGTCACGCTGGCTTTGTCGAACCGGTCGTTCATGACCGTGTCCAACATGAACGTCATCCTGATCCAGGTGGCGGCCAACGCGCTGCTCGCCACCGGCGCCACCTTCGTGATCCTGACCGGCGGTATCGATCTTTCGGTCGGCAGCGTGGTCGGGCTCTCCGGCGTGGTGGCGGCGCTGTTCGCACAGAATGACGGTGCGATGACCTGCGCCGAGGCGGTGGTGCTCGGCGTGCTCGCCGGTGCCGCGATCGGTGCCTTCAATGGTGCGCTGGTCGCCTTCGCCAAGGTGCCGCCGTTCGTCGCCACGCTCGGCAACATGACCGTGGCATCGGGCCTTGCCTTCGTGTTCAGCGAGGGCCAGCCGATTTCGGGCCTGTCAGACCAGTTCCTCGGTCTCTCGGGCACGCTCGGCGGATTCTCGATCCCGGTCGCGGTCTCGATCGTCGTGGTGGTGCTGTCCTGGATCGTGCTCGCCCGCACGAAATTCGGCATGCACGTCTATGCGGTCGGTGGAAATCCACACGCGGCGCGCGTCGCCGGCGTCGGCCTGCGCGGGATCCGCTTCACCGTCTATACCATCGCCGGCGCCATGGCGGGCGTGGCCGGTGTGCTGCTTGCGGCACGCGCCACCGCCGGCATCGCCAGCACCGGCACCGGCTACGAGCTGAACGCGATCGCCGCCGCGGTGATCGGCGGGATCAGCCTGGCCGGCGGTCGCGGATCGATGCTCGGCACGGTGTTCGGGTTCCTGATCATCGGCGTGCTCGATAACGGCCTCAACATCATCAACGTCTCGCCCTTCTACCAGCTGATCGTGAAGGGCCTGATCATCATCGGCGCGGTGTTCGTCGACAGCCTGACCCACCGTACCGACGACTGA